A window of Ranitomeya variabilis isolate aRanVar5 chromosome 2, aRanVar5.hap1, whole genome shotgun sequence contains these coding sequences:
- the LOC143809455 gene encoding neural proliferation differentiation and control protein 1-like isoform X1: MVITGLHVFLLLVAVSGQSRCLSNLDCVMKNREMCPPGSQKCGPCISNFEESSFGKCELKASRRLKIKGPDAMIDIIQEYRISKGHRINPMHTESTSTAAASVHLTSTGDKPKLLKSSSDARAPSLLTSTLPPQMKDGKLGRRRKSEMNQTMSLTLIVICSLTALSGILVVAMCWYRLQKEVRLAQEMAYTACKGSRQHPCQRSPDQMSHYKQHYSAQKKHFQVQERSSEKKPCHQLSTDSEADGEEFAIYECPGLAPTGEMEVHNPLFDPSRTKQ, encoded by the exons GGCAAAGTCGCTGTCTTTCGAACCTGGATTGTGTTATGAAGAACAGAGAAATGTGCCCTCCAGGCAGCCAAAAATGTGGCCCCTGCATATCCAACTTTGAGGAATCAAGTTTTGGAAAATGTGAATTAAAAG CGAGCCGGAGACTAAAGATCAAGGGACCGGACGCAATGATCGACATCATTCAGGAATACAGGATCAGCAAAGGACATAGAATAAATCCAATGCACACAG AATCCACCAGCACCGCAGCTGCCTCCGTCCATCTTACATCTACTGGAGATAAACCCAAACTTCTCAAAAGTAGCTCCGATGCTCGAGCCCCATCACTGCTCACCTCCACACTCCCACCGCAGATGAAAGATGGGAAGCTGGGCAGGAGGAGGAAGAGCGAGATGAACCAGACAATGTCGCTAA CTCTGATAGTTATCTGCAGCCTGACCGCTTTATCTGGAATACTTGTTGTGGCAATGTGTTGGTACAG GCTGCAAAAAGAAGTCAGGCTGGCACAAGAGATGGCCTATACAGCCTGTAAGGGCAGCAGGCAGCACCCGTGCCAGAGG TCACCGGATCAGATGTCTCATTATAAACAGCATTATAGTGCTCAGAAGAAGCACTTCCAGGTGCAGGAGAG AAGCTCAGAGAAGAAGCCCTGCCATCAACTGTCCACCGACTCGGAGGCAGACGGGGAAGAATTTGCCATCTACGAGTGTCCAGGACTTGCCCCA ACAGGAGAGATGGAAGTCCACAATCCTCTATTCGACCCATCACGGACCAAGCAGTGA
- the LOC143809455 gene encoding neural proliferation differentiation and control protein 1-like isoform X4, with product MKNREMCPPGSQKCGPCISNFEESSFGKCELKASRRLKIKGPDAMIDIIQEYRISKGHRINPMHTESTSTAAASVHLTSTGDKPKLLKSSSDARAPSLLTSTLPPQMKDGKLGRRRKSEMNQTMSLTLIVICSLTALSGILVVAMCWYRLQKEVRLAQEMAYTACKGSRQHPCQRSPDQMSHYKQHYSAQKKHFQVQERSSEKKPCHQLSTDSEADGEEFAIYECPGLAPTGEMEVHNPLFDPSRTKQ from the exons ATGAAGAACAGAGAAATGTGCCCTCCAGGCAGCCAAAAATGTGGCCCCTGCATATCCAACTTTGAGGAATCAAGTTTTGGAAAATGTGAATTAAAAG CGAGCCGGAGACTAAAGATCAAGGGACCGGACGCAATGATCGACATCATTCAGGAATACAGGATCAGCAAAGGACATAGAATAAATCCAATGCACACAG AATCCACCAGCACCGCAGCTGCCTCCGTCCATCTTACATCTACTGGAGATAAACCCAAACTTCTCAAAAGTAGCTCCGATGCTCGAGCCCCATCACTGCTCACCTCCACACTCCCACCGCAGATGAAAGATGGGAAGCTGGGCAGGAGGAGGAAGAGCGAGATGAACCAGACAATGTCGCTAA CTCTGATAGTTATCTGCAGCCTGACCGCTTTATCTGGAATACTTGTTGTGGCAATGTGTTGGTACAG GCTGCAAAAAGAAGTCAGGCTGGCACAAGAGATGGCCTATACAGCCTGTAAGGGCAGCAGGCAGCACCCGTGCCAGAGG TCACCGGATCAGATGTCTCATTATAAACAGCATTATAGTGCTCAGAAGAAGCACTTCCAGGTGCAGGAGAG AAGCTCAGAGAAGAAGCCCTGCCATCAACTGTCCACCGACTCGGAGGCAGACGGGGAAGAATTTGCCATCTACGAGTGTCCAGGACTTGCCCCA ACAGGAGAGATGGAAGTCCACAATCCTCTATTCGACCCATCACGGACCAAGCAGTGA
- the LOC143809455 gene encoding neural proliferation differentiation and control protein 1-like isoform X3: MVITGLHVFLLLVAVSGQSRCLSNLDCVMKNREMCPPGSQKCGPCISNFEESSFGKCELKASRRLKIKGPDAMIDIIQEYRISKGHRINPMHTESTSTAAASVHLTSTGDKPKLLKSSSDARAPSLLTSTLPPQMKDGKLGRRRKSEMNQTMSLTLIVICSLTALSGILVVAMCWYRLQKEVRLAQEMAYTACKGSRQHPCQRSPDQMSHYKQHYSAQKKHFQVQESSEKKPCHQLSTDSEADGEEFAIYECPGLAPTGEMEVHNPLFDPSRTKQ; the protein is encoded by the exons GGCAAAGTCGCTGTCTTTCGAACCTGGATTGTGTTATGAAGAACAGAGAAATGTGCCCTCCAGGCAGCCAAAAATGTGGCCCCTGCATATCCAACTTTGAGGAATCAAGTTTTGGAAAATGTGAATTAAAAG CGAGCCGGAGACTAAAGATCAAGGGACCGGACGCAATGATCGACATCATTCAGGAATACAGGATCAGCAAAGGACATAGAATAAATCCAATGCACACAG AATCCACCAGCACCGCAGCTGCCTCCGTCCATCTTACATCTACTGGAGATAAACCCAAACTTCTCAAAAGTAGCTCCGATGCTCGAGCCCCATCACTGCTCACCTCCACACTCCCACCGCAGATGAAAGATGGGAAGCTGGGCAGGAGGAGGAAGAGCGAGATGAACCAGACAATGTCGCTAA CTCTGATAGTTATCTGCAGCCTGACCGCTTTATCTGGAATACTTGTTGTGGCAATGTGTTGGTACAG GCTGCAAAAAGAAGTCAGGCTGGCACAAGAGATGGCCTATACAGCCTGTAAGGGCAGCAGGCAGCACCCGTGCCAGAGG TCACCGGATCAGATGTCTCATTATAAACAGCATTATAGTGCTCAGAAGAAGCACTTCCAGGTGCAGGAGAG CTCAGAGAAGAAGCCCTGCCATCAACTGTCCACCGACTCGGAGGCAGACGGGGAAGAATTTGCCATCTACGAGTGTCCAGGACTTGCCCCA ACAGGAGAGATGGAAGTCCACAATCCTCTATTCGACCCATCACGGACCAAGCAGTGA
- the LOC143809455 gene encoding neural proliferation differentiation and control protein 1-like isoform X2 — protein sequence MWSATQDLMNYISQNATGQSRCLSNLDCVMKNREMCPPGSQKCGPCISNFEESSFGKCELKASRRLKIKGPDAMIDIIQEYRISKGHRINPMHTESTSTAAASVHLTSTGDKPKLLKSSSDARAPSLLTSTLPPQMKDGKLGRRRKSEMNQTMSLTLIVICSLTALSGILVVAMCWYRLQKEVRLAQEMAYTACKGSRQHPCQRSPDQMSHYKQHYSAQKKHFQVQESSEKKPCHQLSTDSEADGEEFAIYECPGLAPTGEMEVHNPLFDPSRTKQ from the exons GGCAAAGTCGCTGTCTTTCGAACCTGGATTGTGTTATGAAGAACAGAGAAATGTGCCCTCCAGGCAGCCAAAAATGTGGCCCCTGCATATCCAACTTTGAGGAATCAAGTTTTGGAAAATGTGAATTAAAAG CGAGCCGGAGACTAAAGATCAAGGGACCGGACGCAATGATCGACATCATTCAGGAATACAGGATCAGCAAAGGACATAGAATAAATCCAATGCACACAG AATCCACCAGCACCGCAGCTGCCTCCGTCCATCTTACATCTACTGGAGATAAACCCAAACTTCTCAAAAGTAGCTCCGATGCTCGAGCCCCATCACTGCTCACCTCCACACTCCCACCGCAGATGAAAGATGGGAAGCTGGGCAGGAGGAGGAAGAGCGAGATGAACCAGACAATGTCGCTAA CTCTGATAGTTATCTGCAGCCTGACCGCTTTATCTGGAATACTTGTTGTGGCAATGTGTTGGTACAG GCTGCAAAAAGAAGTCAGGCTGGCACAAGAGATGGCCTATACAGCCTGTAAGGGCAGCAGGCAGCACCCGTGCCAGAGG TCACCGGATCAGATGTCTCATTATAAACAGCATTATAGTGCTCAGAAGAAGCACTTCCAGGTGCAGGAGAG CTCAGAGAAGAAGCCCTGCCATCAACTGTCCACCGACTCGGAGGCAGACGGGGAAGAATTTGCCATCTACGAGTGTCCAGGACTTGCCCCA ACAGGAGAGATGGAAGTCCACAATCCTCTATTCGACCCATCACGGACCAAGCAGTGA
- the LOC143809455 gene encoding neural proliferation differentiation and control protein 1-like isoform X5 gives MWSATQDLMNYISQNATGQSRCLSNLDCVMKNREMCPPGSQKCGPCISNFEESSFGKCELKASRRLKIKGPDAMIDIIQEYRISKGHRINPMHTESTSTAAASVHLTSTGDKPKLLKSSSDARAPSLLTSTLPPQMKDGKLGRRRKSEMNQTMSLTLIVICSLTALSGILVVAMCWYRLQKEVRLAQEMAYTACKGSRQHPCQRSPDQMSHYKQHYSAQKKHFQVQERSSEKKPCHQLSTDSEADGEEFAIYECPGLAPTGEMEVHNPLFDPSRTKQ, from the exons GGCAAAGTCGCTGTCTTTCGAACCTGGATTGTGTTATGAAGAACAGAGAAATGTGCCCTCCAGGCAGCCAAAAATGTGGCCCCTGCATATCCAACTTTGAGGAATCAAGTTTTGGAAAATGTGAATTAAAAG CGAGCCGGAGACTAAAGATCAAGGGACCGGACGCAATGATCGACATCATTCAGGAATACAGGATCAGCAAAGGACATAGAATAAATCCAATGCACACAG AATCCACCAGCACCGCAGCTGCCTCCGTCCATCTTACATCTACTGGAGATAAACCCAAACTTCTCAAAAGTAGCTCCGATGCTCGAGCCCCATCACTGCTCACCTCCACACTCCCACCGCAGATGAAAGATGGGAAGCTGGGCAGGAGGAGGAAGAGCGAGATGAACCAGACAATGTCGCTAA CTCTGATAGTTATCTGCAGCCTGACCGCTTTATCTGGAATACTTGTTGTGGCAATGTGTTGGTACAG GCTGCAAAAAGAAGTCAGGCTGGCACAAGAGATGGCCTATACAGCCTGTAAGGGCAGCAGGCAGCACCCGTGCCAGAGG TCACCGGATCAGATGTCTCATTATAAACAGCATTATAGTGCTCAGAAGAAGCACTTCCAGGTGCAGGAGAG AAGCTCAGAGAAGAAGCCCTGCCATCAACTGTCCACCGACTCGGAGGCAGACGGGGAAGAATTTGCCATCTACGAGTGTCCAGGACTTGCCCCA ACAGGAGAGATGGAAGTCCACAATCCTCTATTCGACCCATCACGGACCAAGCAGTGA